The Glycine soja cultivar W05 chromosome 19, ASM419377v2, whole genome shotgun sequence genomic sequence CTGATTTTTTACTTTGTTAAGTGCATACAAAAGTTGGATTAATGATATTATATTACTTGCATAGAAAGTATATTCAATTAAGAAGGTATTAAGAATTTGAGACTGAAACCACAAATGGAAGAGAATAAAAGGTAGAAAAGTAGATGGAATGGAATCAGGCTTTATTCCTTCAAAGTCTTGTGATCAAACATATATTGtaagtaaattttcttttatacattAGGGTGGAATTAATGAATTTGGGCAAAAGCTGTAGGTAAAAGTATGCCCTGATATTTTGAGGATAAAATCATGCATTGATCTGAATTGTGGAGATGGAAAAGGATCTGACAATAAACTCCTAGGACATAGAAGGACTTTCTATAGAAAGGTTCTTATCATTTAAGATTAGTAAGCTGTATCTCAATCTTTTTATGATAATTGTTAGAGTTATAAACCCTTGTCAGGCTTTCACCTAGTAGCCCAAGCTTTTGAGAGCGTTTGATCTTTGGCAATAATTGGCACATTGATATGCTTACTGATAAGTGGACACGGGCTTACTGAATGAATTTCAAAGATTGGGACATCTCCATGTTGGGGACATCGTATGTCTGGcataatcataaatttattattatatcactTTTTCTGAAGGTGCCATAAGTTCACTGGTTTCTGATATTGCTTTAATCTGCACATTACCTGTTGATAAGTATAGATATGATCAGATGATTTCTGGAAATAAGTCACTGGGCATTTGTCCATGAAATTTATGTTGCAGAGAAGTAAAATGCATGTAAGTAACATCCTTGATCCTTCAAATGGAATGTTGCAGCAGTTGTGATCTTCCTTCACACTGTCCACTAATGATGTTTGTATCTTTTCAAAGTTGAAACTGCTTTTGgaaacattttcaatttttcatgaaATCATGAGTTGTATGCAGCCTATGGGCCCATTTGTCTTAATCTAACTTCACATGTACTTTCAATAGTTCTAGATTGCACTGTCTGTTATGAGTTTGAATGTTTGGAGATAGTGTGAACAGTTAATGACTATTGACTTTTTAATGTTTCTTTTGGACCCAGGTATCCGGCACTGCATTCATTTCTATTCAATGAACTAGAAGTTGCAACAGAGTTTCTCGGTTGTGCATCTTCAGCAGATTTAGAATCTATCCGTGGAAATAATCTGCATCCAAGCTTGTACCCTATTCTGATTCTTTTATCTAGGCTTAAACCTTCATCAATTGCTGGTGAGACAGGAGATGAGCTAGACCCTTTCCTTTTCATGCCTTGGATTAGAAGGTGCTCAACCCAAAGCAATTTACGTGTTCGTGTTCTTGCATCTAGAGCTCTGACCAGTATAGTATCAAATGAGAAATTGCCATCAGTCCTTTTCAATATTGCATCCGACTTGCCCTGTGTAGATAAACTGGTCAAATCAACTAATTTCCCAATTTCCTTCAACTTCATTCATGGAATTCTCTTGCAATTGAGTGCTTTGCTGGATATAAATTGTAAAGGTCTTGCTGATAACTCAAAGAAAGATCATATCATTGGTGAGTTGATCCAAATTCTTGTACTTCGGTCATGGATTGCAAGGCCTACTCATTGTCAGTGCCCTATCCTCAATGAAACATTCTTAAGAGTTCTGGATCAAATGCTCAATATAGCAAGAACATGCCAAATCACTAAACATTTCTATTCCATTTCAAAGCTACTTTTGGAGTTGTCAACAGAATGCTTAGATGTAGAATCATATGGGTCATCATATTATGATCCAACCATCGCTGAACTTCGTGAGCAAGCAGCCATTTTCtattttggatgtttttttCAAGCATCTATAGATGAGGAAGAGATAATCCATTTACCAGTGAGACATTCTCTTCCTACTTCAGAATCATTGCCTGAACATGAAATAGAGAACACATCTCTTAGTCTTTTGGATAGGTTGATTTGCTGCTTGTCAGATTCATTATATGAAGTTAGACTTGCAACATTGAAGTGGTTGCTGAAGTTACTGAAAGCATCTGAACCCTGTGGTAAGGTCTATGATCTTTTCCATAATGACATCAGGGCTGTTGAACTCTGGGCAAAAACTAACCTTAACGGAACCTTAGTGAAGATTTTGGCATCAGAGAAGAACCACAAATGTAAATATAACATTCTGAGGATCCTTGTAGCTTGGAATTTGCTGCAGTTTGAAAAGGCTAGCCATGACAAGTGCTCCGGTACAAATTATGTTGGTGAAATGGACTTTGACTCTGTGTTCCAATTTTGGAATGAAATAGTTTCCTTGTACAAGCAAACAAGACATGCAAAGACCCAAGAGACCCTTGTTCGCTGTCTGGGAGTATGCACCAAGAGAATAACAATGTTGTTTGCAAGTTCTATTCTGTCAAATGAAAGAATAGAGTTTTTAGTATGTGGTGAAATTAATCAGGAGGAAATGTTAAGTTGGTTGTTTGACTGCATTGTTTTTTTCTGTAACATGATTAAACAACGTAGTTCATCATCTGAACCAGCAAGTATGCGCCAAGCAGCAGCTGAATCTCTGATAGCATCTGGTTTGCTTGAGCAGGCCGGGCTCCTTGGCTCCTTCGTTTTGAATAACCAGATTCCCTTGGGCACTTCATCTTcttgttttgtgaaaaatgaaGCTGTGAATTTGTATGCTCATCAGGTACTAGATGCATGGTTCTCATGCATCAAGCTTTTGGAAGACGAAGATGACTCAGTTAGATTGAGGCTTTCCTCTGATGTTCAGAAGTGTTTTACAACAGAGAAAACTAGAAGCAATCTTACTACTGGGTCGGTTCCAATCCAAGTAGATAGAGTGATAAGATTCTGTTTTGATCATCTCTCTTCCATTTTTGGTCACTGGATTGATTACTTTGATTACCTTTGTCAGTGGGTATTACGGGCTGAAAGCTGTGTAGCACCCCAAGGAGATCTTGTGAGACGGGTTTTTGACAAGGAGATTGACAATCATTATGAAGAGAAGCTGTTGATCAGCCAAATTTGTTGCTCCAACATGGAAAAGTTACCTATTTTGAAGTCCTGGGCGGACAAAGATGAATTCAGAAGCTATTTAGATGGACGGAGAGCTAGATTTTCCCATCAATTGGTGTCATATGCTGAAGACCATATTGGGAAGCAGGAAGGAAATGATTGGATAGGAGGCGTGGGTAACCATAAAGATGCATTTTTGCCAGTATATGCAAATTTACTCGgtttttattctctttctaaCTGCATTTTCCTTGTATCTGGCAATAATGATGCCAAACCACTTCTATCTGATGTAGTTGTTGTCGGAAGAGCCATCAATCCATTTCTTAGAAACCCTTTGATTTCTAACCTATTTAAGTTAGTCATACAATCACATAAGAAAATGGCCGGTGATGTTGCTAACGGCTTGTTCCCTGAGATGGGAAATTGCTCTATCTGGGATAGTTTTAATCCGTATTTTCTTCTTGGCTAGGATTTGTATACTAGTTGTAATTTACACTAAGGCCGTTTATGGGAGCCTCAAGCAAATTCTGAAATGACTCTACAATTTTCCCAGAGTGATGATGATTATGCAGAAGAACAGTTGTAACTATATTGTGGTGGTTATTGTTTTTGAGATGCGCATTTTCCTCGTGGCTATTAACTGTATTTTATAACTTACTATCTTGGTGTTTATCTTGATGcttaaattcaaaagaaaaaaaaataaaaatcatgcaaACAATTTTGTGTATAAAATAGCGACCTCGAATTAAATTTTGGAAAGCAACTGTCATCTACTACTTATGTCACCCAAAAGTAACCTATTGTCTGCGGTTCTCTCAACTCACTACAATTTTTCAGTTGGATCACACAACTCCGTTGTCTCTCTATTCCTAACTTGAAAATTCCATTTAATGGAGAGGAGTTTATTTTCCATTGTCTGCATTACCTACAAATAACAAGTAATACATGTTGACAGTGTCAACCTGTCTTCTCAGTCTGTTTTATTTCTTCCCAAAAATGTCTTGAAACACATTTGACTAAAACTAAGATACCACAAGACAAAACCACGGACAAATGGTAAAACAAAAAGACTTAATTATACAATTGgtctcttaattatattttaaggattattttagttttaaaataaaataattatatcctttctatctattaattatttgatgaaaatcagtattttttatatcagtTGTCAAGCAactgatttaaaaaatacaacattTTACATCAATTATATTAACAATTGATGCAAAAAATACTGATTtccatcaaataattaattaatttgacgaAAAGGATATAGTTGTTTGAATTTAAACAATTAAGAGACTAAATgaacattttaataattaagaaaccaaattaaaccttaaaatataattaagccaAACAAAAAAACCTCAGGATGAAAGCGTAACTACGGATACAAAGAAATAGGTTAAGGTATGATGAGTCCTTCCAATATCAATTCTTATAAGGAAATTACGGTTGACCTATTTGTTCATTGTTAAGCTGCAAAATCTATaaatctttattatttataaactcTACTTTCTCAAATCCAtctcaagacaatacttcaatgTTTCTGATACAAAGTAGATTATTACAGGGAACTAGAAGTATGACACATTTTTATATCTAAGTTAGAGCAACAAAATTAACTATTTCTTAACAAATTATATCCTTGGTCGTCCTAGCCATTCCCCGTTTCACATCCTCAAGTcctcaagtccacaaccaaagcGTAATAAGAACAATGGAGCCTAAAACATTCAACCCTGTACTAAAAGATGTGTCAGCGTAGAAAATAATTCAGCAAAATTTCTAAGGCTACATTTGATTTAAGTACAAAACAGAACACTTGCAGCACCTCAAATGCCCCAATTTGGTTTATCTGCATAAACAGGATGCAAAATGCATGATCCATAGTTGGTTTTTCTCTCTATAGATGTCACTATCCTTCATTCCTAATACGGtctttaatttctctttcttttgagGTCAGGTGCAGTGCTGTGTCAACAAGGTCTAACCACAGCTTTGGCTAGTAACTTGTGAATTTATTGAAAGCCCTGGTATGAGTTGTTATGTTGCAGTGTGGTCGTTGATAAATTACCTGCACACCAAAAAGATGAAACCCCCATCAAAGTTATGGTTCGTTGAGTGAAATAATTTACAGATTAGAGGAACTAGAGCAGCAACCATTCatagaattgaaaaaaaaaaaactacaagcGAAATATCACATGATATTCATTTATTATCCGATTTTCCTAGAAACTCGATGTTAAGGTAGTAGTAAGCAGAACATCACAGGGTACTCTTATCACACAGAAAATAAATCCAAAATCTAGGTCCCCAACAGAAGTGAGAATATTAGCAGAACTACCTCCAAAGTCATCATATTACGCAGCCACTTCCTTTGAATGACCAAGCAGTAAGGATTTTTCATGCCGTTtcctgaaaaacaaaaaataactagTCAGGTAACAAAGATCATGGGAAAGATAAACAGAAGACAGAAAAAGGAATACTAGACCATATAAAAAACTATGATTCGTGAACACATGTACAATTCAGAAAAGTAGAGGTCAAGTGAGGAAACAAAGCGCCAgtcagttttatttattttagacaaTTCCGATAAATCAGATAGATTCTTAACTAATGTCCGATAAATCAGAAAATTCAGACTTCCAAAGTAATTATTTCTTTATCCACTCGGGCCATTCTGATTTCCTATTTTAGAATAAAAGTCTATCACCTGTACAATAGCCCCACAAATTAACAACAGTGTTCACCTCACCAGCTCTATAATGAGAGAGATGTTAGCAATACACTCTTCAATACATTCTTCATTGTTGatccattttttaatttcagttcAAACTTTAACCCAAAAGTGTAATTATAGAATACCTGCATTAAAAAGTGATCGATTTATGAGACATGACTAATTTGACCTTTTACAAAATAAACCAATGATAGAGAGTGTGTTGCTAACATTTCTCCCTCCATGATATTGATCCTCTTCACCAAACAACCACCCcaaccaattttttttcctaaatgtcaaaaatatagaaaaaataacacTAAAATATTTCCCATGAACTATCTTCAACAGTAGAACTTTACCCCCCTAATGTTTTCTACAACCACAAATCTTATTCCACAAAGATGAGCCAACAGATATACAGACACAACACCATAACCAGCCAGGGACTTAGATAAAGAAGCCATAGACTTAGACGGTAAAAACAGCAGAAGTTTGCTAGCAAAGGAGAGATGTTTGCATTCAACATTTAGTGAAATTAAATGAACACTTGGATAAAGGTAGATACATCCAGGGACACTTACttctcatataattttaaaagcgATCGCAGCCTTGAATAGCCCATTTCCCTTTTTTCAGTTTGTAATTCAACTTCACTCCTTGTTTCTAGTTGCCCCCCTTCacttttttcagtttttggtcTCCCTTTAATCCTTGATTCAGGTTTCCAATTAGCTCTGACAAGAGATTGACCCAGTAAATCAGCAATGCATGAAGCCATTGCCTCAACTTTCTTCACATATGGAAATGTCTCCTCGTCAAAGTGGTTTGACAACCACAAATACATAGATAATACCTGATGCCTAGTCTCAAGGTCCAGGAGTTCTGCATCATTTCGAGCAGAACTTCTAGGCATGCCCATAGCTACATTTACAGGAAGCTTCTGACCAAATGATGTGGCATATCTAAGCAAATGGTACATAGCTTTTGGGTCTCTAACATTAACAGGAGCAAAACAGAAGTTAAAATGATCTTTTAGAGATAATCCCTGGACCTTCCCTAACATATTAGCAATCTTCTTGATGTGATTATGTTGACACAAGAAGTATGACCCGTCCAAACGGCAATTTTCACCAAATTTTTCTAAAATCTGGGGAAATGTTAAATCTGGAAGTTGCCCGGAAAACAATTCAACCTGCTCGTAAAATGGAAAAAGGCCTACTTTTTTTACATCATCAAAAGGTTGTTTCAAACACTCAATCAAGTAGTCCAAATCATCTAAATGCATGGTTGTGGCGAGTCCATCAGGATAAAGGTATCCTCTCCGACCAGCTCTTCCTGCAATTTGCTTAACCTGTGATGCTGGAATAGGAACCATTTTGTCACCATTGTACTTTGCAAGGCTATTAAAAATCACCCTTCTAATGTTAAGGTTCAGGCCCATTCCCACTGCATCACTAGCCACCAGAACATCATATTCATTACTTTGATCATTGAACAAACTAGCCTGCTGTCTACGAGTTTCAGGTGGCAGAGCACCATATATAACACAACAGCGGTGTTTAGTCTGTTTCTCAATGGCCAATTTAACCTCAAATATCTCTCTCCTAGAAAATGCAACTACACAATCCCCAGACcgaatattttcaaaatttccaaGCAGGGTCTTTGCTTCGACCACCAACGGTTTGAACCTCTCATAATGTTGCTCACACAACTCATCTCCAGTGTCCTGACAGATCTTCCTGACAATATCCAAAACACTAGGATCACCGCACAAATGTATCTCGTCAGCCTTCAACCCAAGGAGAGCCCTTGTCCATGCATACCCCCTATTCGAATCTGCCATCATCTGAATCTCATCAATAACGGCCACTTCATACAACTCCTGTGCCGATGCCATTTCCACAGTGCAAGCAACATGATTTGAAAACGGCACACGCTTCTTTTCTTGTCCAGTTAACAGACTGCAGTAAATCCCCTTCGCATTAACCTTGTCAAAAACTTCCATCGCCAACAACCTAAGTGGACTACAATAAATCCCCGACTTCGCCTCCATAAACCGCTGCAAAGCATTATAAGTCTTCCCACTATTCGTCGGCCCACAATGATAAATTATCTTCCTTTTCATCGCCCGCGCAAACGGAAACCAAGTGTGAGGCTTCGTGAGGTCAGCCGACTCAACCATACTCCTGAACCTCTTGATCTCATCAGGAAAATTCTCCAAACAAAACTCAACAAATATAGGAAACAAAAACCTCATGGCCTCATCACTCGGCCCAAGATATACCAGGTACTTGGCAACATCGGTGGGGCACTTCTTTTTGAGAAATTTGTGGAACTTGTGTGCTGCAGTGGGGAAAAATGACATACCAATGTAAATAGCAAGGGCCTGATTGGATGCCCAACCTGATTTGGCAAACCAATGGCACACTTCCAGCAGCACCTCCACCTCTGTTCTGTCCAGCCTTGGACCCCATTCCACTCTACACATTTCGCGGTACAATTCGACCGGGCCACGCGATGCCACGTGCATAAATTCCTCATTCTTCTTCCCTAACTCATTGTTATTATCACTTCCACCACCACCCTCACCACCACTACTACTAGTACTACATTCTACAGAATCATCAATCTCTAAATTGCACTCATTACTATCATCATTTGCAACAACCCCATGTTCAGGAAAACCATGGACACTATTAACAACCTCCTTTCCAAGCTCAAAATCAATTCCCTTACCGGAATCTGCGACGAACTCGCCTTCCGGCGCCTCGGTGGTGCCGCCATCGTCGCCGGCGGCGGAAAACGGCCTGGTGGGGCGAAATCTTTCGCCGGAAAGTCTCGAACTTTGGGAGAATCTGGGGCGAAGGAGAGGGTTCGAGAAACGGGTCGAAATTGGGGAAACCGGGTTTTGAAAAGTGTGGAATTGGGAGTGGTGGTTGTTGAAGAGAAGAGCTTGAAGTTTTGAGAGGGTTCTCTTGCGTGTGTACAAGTGGAAGAGACCTCTAGCCATAGAGAATAGGGTTTTCAATTGAGAGAATGAAAGATGACACGACAAGAGTGTAGCATTTAAGGTGGGCTTTTATTTCGTTGTTTTGGTCTTGTTTGAT encodes the following:
- the LOC114400230 gene encoding DExH-box ATP-dependent RNA helicase DExH18, mitochondrial-like — its product is MARGLFHLYTRKRTLSKLQALLFNNHHSQFHTFQNPVSPISTRFSNPLLRPRFSQSSRLSGERFRPTRPFSAAGDDGGTTEAPEGEFVADSGKGIDFELGKEVVNSVHGFPEHGVVANDDSNECNLEIDDSVECSTSSSGGEGGGGSDNNNELGKKNEEFMHVASRGPVELYREMCRVEWGPRLDRTEVEVLLEVCHWFAKSGWASNQALAIYIGMSFFPTAAHKFHKFLKKKCPTDVAKYLVYLGPSDEAMRFLFPIFVEFCLENFPDEIKRFRSMVESADLTKPHTWFPFARAMKRKIIYHCGPTNSGKTYNALQRFMEAKSGIYCSPLRLLAMEVFDKVNAKGIYCSLLTGQEKKRVPFSNHVACTVEMASAQELYEVAVIDEIQMMADSNRGYAWTRALLGLKADEIHLCGDPSVLDIVRKICQDTGDELCEQHYERFKPLVVEAKTLLGNFENIRSGDCVVAFSRREIFEVKLAIEKQTKHRCCVIYGALPPETRRQQASLFNDQSNEYDVLVASDAVGMGLNLNIRRVIFNSLAKYNGDKMVPIPASQVKQIAGRAGRRGYLYPDGLATTMHLDDLDYLIECLKQPFDDVKKVGLFPFYEQVELFSGQLPDLTFPQILEKFGENCRLDGSYFLCQHNHIKKIANMLGKVQGLSLKDHFNFCFAPVNVRDPKAMYHLLRYATSFGQKLPVNVAMGMPRSSARNDAELLDLETRHQVLSMYLWLSNHFDEETFPYVKKVEAMASCIADLLGQSLVRANWKPESRIKGRPKTEKSEGGQLETRSEVELQTEKREMGYSRLRSLLKLYEKKRHEKSLLLGHSKEVAA